From one Aeropyrum camini SY1 = JCM 12091 genomic stretch:
- a CDS encoding heavy metal translocating P-type ATPase → MSEEQKRKHAMDEDENGHHAEKEVFIVTGLLSIAGILLWFLGVSEVSIAAIWVVTLIISIAAVRELVLEKRLTVELLMAIVGFILAYHSIVLEGLIIMLLYSFAESLEAQVEKLALRRLDEARKLIPKRVRVIRNGAIEEVDPSQVKPGDVVLVRKGEAVPVDGVLLDTGVFDLRLITGESEPVTVESGRAIESGAINVGQPVKVKALKTSSESTIQRIVSNALELLREKGATQRLIDRLAPYMIVIVIGAFTAAYVILGPEKSVVLLLAGCPSAFIIASSAATSYSIATLATRGIVARGGRSLESAGKIRAVVLDKTGTITMGTLKPSRVVVLRGVASRDGLLNLVAAAASTSLHPLSIAIARHWKPMGSVERVEEVPGKGLRAVVSGRTLLLGSEKFLEEEVGLRPGNPCGDEVPVFAHIDGTTMAICMSEEVSEKTKAAIGEMKRMGLKLVLASGDRRNKVEKIARELGIEEYYAELKPEDKLEVIRRVREKYGPVSMIGDGVNDLEALAASDLGVAVGNIDAVRSLADAVLVNGVADAPRLYRMGRAYLRGLKSGLFAAAAVKLAVIALGVGGSIPLWLVALLGDDGSTLIGTAAAIMAITLNYRR, encoded by the coding sequence GTGAGCGAAGAACAAAAACGCAAGCACGCCATGGATGAAGATGAAAATGGTCATCATGCAGAAAAAGAAGTATTCATTGTTACGGGATTATTAAGCATAGCAGGTATACTACTGTGGTTTCTCGGTGTAAGTGAGGTTTCTATAGCCGCGATCTGGGTCGTGACTCTCATAATCTCTATAGCAGCAGTCAGGGAGCTGGTTCTTGAGAAGAGACTAACTGTAGAGCTTCTAATGGCAATAGTAGGGTTCATACTAGCGTACCACAGCATAGTTCTCGAAGGCCTAATAATTATGCTCCTATACAGCTTTGCGGAGAGTCTAGAGGCACAGGTTGAAAAGCTGGCGCTCCGGCGGCTCGACGAGGCTAGGAAGCTGATTCCCAAGAGGGTTAGGGTTATTAGGAATGGAGCTATAGAGGAGGTTGACCCCTCACAGGTCAAGCCTGGAGATGTGGTTCTAGTCAGGAAGGGAGAAGCGGTACCGGTGGACGGTGTGCTCCTCGACACAGGTGTATTCGACCTCAGACTGATAACAGGCGAGAGCGAGCCTGTCACGGTGGAGAGCGGTAGAGCTATAGAGAGTGGAGCGATCAACGTCGGCCAGCCGGTTAAGGTGAAGGCTCTGAAAACCAGCTCGGAGTCCACTATTCAGCGGATAGTCTCGAACGCCCTTGAGCTTCTTCGGGAGAAAGGGGCCACGCAGAGGCTCATAGACAGGCTCGCTCCGTATATGATTGTGATTGTTATAGGCGCTTTCACTGCTGCATATGTTATTTTAGGACCTGAGAAGAGCGTGGTCCTCCTACTCGCAGGCTGCCCCAGCGCCTTTATAATAGCCAGCTCGGCGGCAACCAGCTACTCCATAGCAACCCTCGCAACAAGAGGAATAGTCGCTAGGGGGGGCAGGAGTCTTGAGTCGGCTGGCAAGATAAGGGCTGTGGTACTAGACAAGACTGGAACCATAACGATGGGCACGCTCAAGCCCTCAAGGGTTGTTGTCCTGAGGGGTGTGGCAAGCCGGGACGGTCTGCTCAATCTCGTGGCAGCCGCGGCCTCAACAAGCCTACACCCACTTAGCATAGCGATAGCGAGGCATTGGAAGCCCATGGGGAGCGTGGAGAGGGTTGAGGAGGTTCCTGGAAAGGGGCTGAGGGCTGTTGTCTCAGGCAGGACACTCCTCCTCGGGTCGGAGAAGTTCTTGGAGGAGGAGGTCGGCTTAAGGCCGGGAAACCCTTGTGGCGATGAGGTGCCCGTGTTCGCGCATATAGATGGGACAACCATGGCTATATGTATGAGTGAGGAGGTTAGTGAGAAGACAAAGGCTGCTATAGGCGAGATGAAGAGGATGGGGCTCAAGCTAGTTCTGGCTAGCGGTGATAGGAGAAATAAGGTTGAGAAGATTGCTAGGGAGCTGGGTATCGAGGAGTACTATGCGGAGCTCAAGCCGGAGGACAAGCTAGAGGTTATTAGAAGGGTACGGGAGAAGTACGGGCCAGTCTCAATGATTGGAGATGGCGTGAACGATCTCGAAGCCCTAGCAGCCAGCGACCTGGGGGTGGCGGTGGGCAATATAGATGCTGTGAGGAGTCTTGCCGACGCGGTTCTCGTCAACGGCGTTGCAGACGCGCCCAGGCTATACCGGATGGGCCGGGCTTACCTAAGGGGCTTAAAGTCGGGCCTCTTTGCAGCTGCGGCTGTAAAGCTTGCTGTGATTGCGCTGGGGGTTGGGGGCTCTATACCGCTGTGGCTCGTGGCGTTGCTGGGCGATGACGGGAGCACTCTCATAGGCACGGCGGCGGCCATAATGGCAATAACACTCAACTATAGGAGGTGA
- a CDS encoding ABC transporter substrate-binding protein, giving the protein MGGKKYKLQLVYYDDESKKDNIASLYTKLVEEDGVDFLLAPYSSTLTLAALPVANEKGKLILSHGGASDSIVEQGYRYIVQVLTPASRYMETAAELVADEIPGAKIALIFENKPFAQKVKEGLKDRISELGLQVVYEADYEAGTKDFSTFIQEAINRGADVLLGGGHYEDGKALVGQAHSLGWKLKFLAILVAPAQPKFKEELGNDVVNGVAFSSQWREPPTLPRKPRSYGYSGLARLQMSG; this is encoded by the coding sequence GTGGGAGGTAAGAAGTACAAGCTCCAGCTCGTCTACTATGATGACGAGTCTAAGAAGGACAATATAGCTAGCCTCTACACGAAGCTTGTGGAGGAGGACGGCGTGGACTTCCTCCTCGCGCCCTACAGCAGTACTCTAACACTTGCAGCCCTTCCGGTCGCGAACGAGAAGGGCAAGCTGATATTGAGTCATGGCGGCGCCAGCGACTCGATAGTCGAGCAGGGTTACAGGTATATAGTCCAGGTCCTCACACCCGCAAGCAGATACATGGAGACGGCGGCAGAGCTTGTTGCCGATGAAATTCCGGGGGCGAAGATAGCGCTGATATTTGAGAACAAGCCCTTCGCCCAAAAGGTTAAGGAGGGCTTGAAGGATAGGATAAGCGAGCTAGGGCTCCAGGTGGTATACGAGGCCGACTACGAGGCTGGGACCAAAGACTTCTCGACGTTCATACAGGAGGCTATTAACAGAGGTGCCGATGTACTCTTGGGCGGTGGCCACTACGAGGATGGTAAAGCCCTGGTCGGCCAGGCACACAGCCTCGGGTGGAAGCTCAAGTTCCTTGCTATACTCGTGGCTCCGGCCCAGCCTAAGTTTAAGGAGGAGCTAGGGAATGATGTTGTAAACGGCGTGGCCTTCTCAAGCCAGTGGAGAGAGCCCCCTACTCTCCCCAGAAAGCCCAGGAGCTATGGCTACAGTGGGCTGGCCCGACTACAGATGAGTGGCTAA
- a CDS encoding ABC transporter substrate-binding protein → MERAPYSPQKAQELWLQWAGPTTDEWLSLFKQECPNLESPAYQAAETGAAVVYLVEAIKKAYQLYGSDAVRDSDKVREAFNGLKIMTFFGPLEIDPATGKQIGHPMLLMQWQEGEAHNISA, encoded by the coding sequence GTGGAGAGAGCCCCCTACTCTCCCCAGAAAGCCCAGGAGCTATGGCTACAGTGGGCTGGCCCGACTACAGATGAGTGGCTAAGCCTGTTCAAGCAGGAGTGCCCAAACCTAGAGTCACCAGCTTACCAGGCGGCGGAGACTGGGGCTGCTGTCGTCTACCTGGTGGAGGCTATAAAGAAGGCGTACCAGCTCTACGGCTCTGACGCGGTTAGGGATAGCGATAAGGTGCGGGAGGCCTTCAACGGCCTAAAAATTATGACATTCTTCGGACCGCTGGAGATAGACCCTGCCACCGGCAAGCAGATAGGACACCCCATGCTACTCATGCAGTGGCAGGAGGGAGAGGCACATAACATATCCGCCTGA
- a CDS encoding ABC transporter permease subunit, with the protein MQVTAATLLSGLINGVLFGSLLGVIAIGLTLIWGVMKVVNLAHGHAVVFGAMAAAFMVTAMGLSPIHALVLAGLVGVPLGAALYYISLHMIIGRIDTITLREEMATLMTTFGAGLVIYGSHFVIHQFIPPEYSTEPSIYWAPWKPPTLRCLALQWRRPGSSWLYSHSQLWPLPTCS; encoded by the coding sequence TTGCAGGTTACAGCCGCCACCCTGTTAAGCGGCTTGATAAACGGGGTTCTCTTCGGCAGCCTCCTAGGCGTCATCGCAATAGGGCTTACTCTAATCTGGGGTGTAATGAAGGTTGTAAACCTGGCCCACGGCCACGCCGTTGTGTTCGGAGCTATGGCGGCGGCCTTCATGGTTACGGCCATGGGGTTAAGCCCGATACACGCCCTCGTCCTAGCCGGGTTAGTGGGCGTCCCGCTGGGGGCGGCCCTCTACTACATTTCACTCCACATGATTATAGGGAGGATAGACACTATAACGCTTAGGGAAGAGATGGCCACGCTCATGACAACCTTTGGCGCTGGCCTCGTCATATATGGTAGCCACTTCGTTATACATCAATTTATACCTCCGGAGTATTCCACAGAACCATCAATATACTGGGCGCCCTGGAAGCCGCCAACTTTACGGTGTTTGGCGTTGCAGTGGAGAAGACCAGGATCCTCGTGGCTCTACTCTCACTCGCAGTTATGGCCGCTGCCCACATGCTCCTAA
- a CDS encoding branched-chain amino acid ABC transporter permease, translating to MEKTRILVALLSLAVMAAAHMLLTRTRLGLYIRAVAQDSRALALVGVDPVKVKLWTTIISTVFATVAGVLYIIYTKSVTLDAEIDIAPLDFIVVVLGGLGNIIGTFLGGIILGVIYQLIFSTTGQQALALAAAFIILIVMLVVRPQGLFGEKT from the coding sequence GTGGAGAAGACCAGGATCCTCGTGGCTCTACTCTCACTCGCAGTTATGGCCGCTGCCCACATGCTCCTAACCAGGACCAGGCTAGGGCTCTATATTAGGGCGGTCGCTCAGGATTCTAGGGCGCTGGCTCTAGTTGGCGTTGACCCGGTCAAGGTCAAGCTCTGGACCACAATCATATCAACAGTCTTCGCCACTGTAGCGGGGGTACTCTACATAATATACACCAAGTCGGTCACCCTAGACGCCGAGATAGACATAGCCCCCCTTGATTTCATAGTAGTAGTACTGGGGGGCCTGGGTAACATTATAGGCACTTTTCTAGGGGGTATCATACTAGGTGTCATATATCAGCTGATATTCTCGACCACGGGCCAGCAAGCCCTTGCACTGGCCGCAGCATTCATTATACTCATTGTGATGCTGGTAGTGAGGCCTCAGGGCCTCTTCGGCGAGAAGACGTGA
- a CDS encoding branched-chain amino acid ABC transporter permease, with the protein MPRRSAVVPAILLGAAALVGLAGPSTGSTLMISQAMDLMRLIGLSLSMAVIMSYAGYVSFGHSVFIGIGGFSATYVVGEMARDEILGAVAQSGGFLPTGSLILYYIESLLLAGLLSAIVAATIGAAVLRLRGAFFAIATIGLNFAVMNIARFVMRSFENSVGEKVPFPNMGLTTVKLYWLHFAVFLLTVLIAYYVRVSRFGTGLAAIREDEDAAEVMGVDTYRYKLAAFVTAGVLASMWGVADAFRTSFNVAGYFSLSHSVIMILENSIGGIGTFTGPLVGAFIYYPLKWYTQVIAAQLSLLILGALIILVVSFAPRGVVGVVRERMPRLRSILE; encoded by the coding sequence TTGCCTAGGCGTAGCGCCGTTGTCCCAGCGATACTGCTAGGAGCTGCAGCTCTAGTAGGCCTTGCTGGCCCCTCCACGGGCTCTACCCTTATGATTAGCCAGGCTATGGATTTGATGAGGCTCATAGGCCTCAGCCTCTCGATGGCCGTTATCATGAGCTATGCCGGCTACGTGAGCTTCGGGCACTCCGTCTTCATAGGGATTGGAGGCTTCTCAGCCACTTATGTCGTGGGCGAGATGGCCAGAGATGAAATACTTGGTGCTGTAGCCCAGAGCGGGGGGTTCCTGCCCACCGGCAGCCTAATACTATATTATATTGAGAGCCTCCTCCTAGCTGGCCTCCTCTCAGCCATCGTGGCGGCGACGATCGGGGCCGCTGTCCTTAGGCTGAGGGGCGCCTTCTTCGCCATCGCCACTATAGGGCTTAACTTTGCCGTGATGAATATAGCGAGGTTTGTTATGAGGAGTTTCGAAAACTCGGTGGGGGAGAAGGTTCCCTTCCCGAACATGGGGCTAACTACTGTGAAGCTTTACTGGCTCCACTTCGCAGTCTTTCTACTGACCGTGCTGATAGCCTACTATGTAAGAGTCTCTAGGTTTGGCACAGGTCTGGCAGCTATAAGGGAGGATGAGGATGCCGCGGAGGTCATGGGTGTGGATACTTATAGGTATAAGCTAGCCGCCTTCGTGACGGCCGGTGTTCTCGCCAGCATGTGGGGGGTGGCGGACGCCTTCAGAACCTCCTTCAACGTAGCAGGCTACTTCTCGCTGTCACACAGCGTTATAATGATACTGGAGAACTCGATAGGCGGGATAGGAACGTTCACAGGCCCTTTAGTCGGAGCCTTCATATACTATCCCCTGAAATGGTACACGCAGGTTATCGCCGCACAGCTCTCCCTGCTCATACTCGGAGCCCTCATAATCCTAGTCGTATCGTTCGCGCCACGGGGGGTAGTGGGGGTGGTCAGGGAGAGGATGCCCAGGCTTAGGAGTATACTCGAGTAG
- a CDS encoding ATP-binding cassette domain-containing protein, translated as MAGTAVLRVDRVTRRFGGLVALDNVSLEAREGEILGVIGPNGAGKATLFNVITGVYRPDGGRVVYRTGGVRRSR; from the coding sequence GTGGCGGGTACAGCAGTTCTGAGGGTTGATAGGGTGACGAGGAGGTTCGGCGGCTTGGTGGCCCTAGATAATGTTTCCCTCGAGGCGAGGGAGGGCGAGATACTCGGTGTCATAGGCCCGAATGGAGCGGGGAAGGCTACCCTCTTCAACGTGATAACAGGTGTTTACAGGCCGGACGGCGGGAGAGTGGTCTACCGGACGGGGGGGGTGAGGAGGTCGAGATAA
- a CDS encoding ATP-binding cassette domain-containing protein → MVKPFPDLTVLENAMIGTLFGGSARSEDEAREAALEALRFVGLDGKADLPAKVLNIQEKKRLELARDLAARPRLLLLDEVLAGLTPVEVERMLCLLDNVRREWGQP, encoded by the coding sequence ATCGTCAAGCCGTTCCCAGACCTTACAGTGCTTGAGAACGCTATGATAGGCACCCTCTTCGGAGGGAGCGCCAGGAGCGAGGATGAGGCCCGTGAGGCCGCGCTTGAGGCCCTTAGATTCGTAGGCCTCGACGGCAAGGCGGATCTCCCGGCCAAGGTCCTAAACATACAGGAGAAGAAGAGGCTAGAGCTAGCCCGTGACCTCGCGGCAAGGCCTAGGCTCCTCCTCCTGGACGAGGTCCTCGCAGGCCTGACACCGGTGGAGGTGGAGAGAATGCTATGTCTATTGGATAATGTGAGGCGGGAGTGGGGGCAACCATAA
- a CDS encoding ABC transporter ATP-binding protein: MVSHPLLEVRDVASGYGETQILFGVSLRVEKGGITALLGSNGAGKTTTLWTIMGVLSAWKGRIIFSQANVTRLPTHRRVEMGLVLVPEGRRLWPNLTVHENLVLGATPPRARARMEENLEIVFNLFPRLKERLNQKAGTLSGGEQQMLAIARGLMTGPEVLMLDEPSLGLAPKLVQEIASILKRLRDEEGKTVLLVEQNVHISLSIADYGYILENGRIVLEGEPEELQKDPRLKQAYLGV; the protein is encoded by the coding sequence GTGGTGTCACACCCTCTTCTAGAGGTTCGTGATGTAGCGTCGGGCTATGGCGAGACGCAGATTCTATTCGGAGTATCGCTACGCGTCGAGAAGGGGGGGATAACAGCCCTGCTAGGAAGCAACGGGGCGGGCAAGACCACAACCCTCTGGACCATAATGGGCGTGCTCTCTGCATGGAAGGGGAGAATAATCTTCAGCCAGGCCAACGTAACAAGGCTTCCAACCCACAGGAGAGTGGAGATGGGCCTGGTTCTAGTCCCCGAGGGAAGGAGGCTCTGGCCAAACCTAACTGTACACGAGAACCTCGTTCTAGGCGCAACCCCTCCCAGGGCAAGGGCTAGGATGGAGGAGAACCTCGAGATAGTGTTCAACCTCTTCCCAAGACTTAAGGAGAGGCTGAACCAGAAGGCTGGCACCCTGAGCGGGGGCGAACAGCAGATGCTAGCCATAGCCAGGGGGCTTATGACCGGCCCCGAGGTCCTCATGCTAGACGAGCCTAGCCTGGGTCTGGCGCCGAAGCTCGTCCAGGAGATAGCATCCATACTAAAGAGGCTCAGGGACGAGGAGGGGAAGACCGTGTTGCTGGTCGAGCAGAATGTGCACATATCCCTTAGCATAGCGGACTACGGCTACATACTGGAGAATGGGAGGATAGTCCTGGAGGGCGAGCCTGAGGAGCTGCAGAAAGACCCCCGGCTAAAGCAGGCTTACCTGGGGGTATAG
- a CDS encoding pyridoxal phosphate-dependent aminotransferase has translation MDSPTYPVDKIFLTNCEATPGLPVFCLERWQSSLENSARYLLSESGVEPPSADALVEMGIDLDIKGAVLGYGWTLGEPGLRESVAGVYYRGLVSREHVIITTGSAEANLLSVIALVAPGDRVVFDMPNYMQIHGLLRMRGARILEVWRRREHGWNLDPGFYVELIRREKPRAVFITNPNNPTGAVDGYKTLTEIAAEAARAGSTLVFDELYRGLEHSAEPAPTILEPALEHGANAISVSGLSKVYGLPGLRIGWAAATSRRLRDRLWMVKDYTTISPPKPSEHIASQILEKGAWTRLAERGKKIVLSNLRLLEDLTTRAPSVNLWKPGAGAYAMLETGVEDTIAFSLDLYKTHGVLVNPGECFGLPGTLRIGLGHENREEFRRAVELTVEMLGSYAD, from the coding sequence GTGGACAGCCCCACATACCCTGTTGACAAGATATTCCTAACTAATTGCGAGGCCACGCCGGGCCTTCCCGTCTTCTGCCTAGAGAGGTGGCAGAGCAGCCTCGAGAACAGCGCTAGATACCTCCTGAGCGAGAGCGGGGTTGAGCCTCCCTCTGCGGATGCCCTTGTTGAGATGGGGATAGACCTTGATATCAAGGGTGCCGTGCTGGGTTATGGATGGACTCTCGGCGAGCCGGGGCTTAGGGAGAGTGTGGCTGGCGTCTACTACCGGGGACTGGTGAGTAGAGAGCACGTGATCATAACCACCGGCTCAGCCGAGGCGAACCTACTCTCCGTTATAGCCCTAGTTGCCCCTGGTGACCGCGTCGTCTTTGACATGCCCAACTATATGCAAATACACGGTCTCCTCAGGATGAGGGGCGCGAGAATCCTGGAGGTTTGGAGGAGGCGGGAGCACGGGTGGAACTTAGACCCCGGGTTCTACGTAGAGTTGATTAGGAGGGAGAAGCCCCGGGCCGTGTTCATAACCAACCCCAACAACCCAACCGGTGCCGTCGACGGCTACAAGACCTTAACAGAGATCGCTGCGGAAGCCGCGAGAGCGGGCTCCACCCTGGTTTTCGACGAGCTGTACAGAGGCCTTGAACACTCGGCCGAGCCAGCCCCCACGATTCTAGAGCCAGCACTGGAACACGGGGCCAACGCTATATCCGTCTCGGGGCTATCCAAGGTCTACGGCCTCCCAGGCCTGAGGATAGGATGGGCGGCGGCAACCTCTAGGAGGCTCAGGGATAGGTTGTGGATGGTTAAAGACTACACAACAATATCCCCGCCAAAGCCTAGCGAGCACATCGCGAGCCAGATCCTGGAGAAGGGGGCGTGGACCCGGCTAGCCGAGAGAGGGAAAAAGATAGTTCTCTCTAACCTACGCCTCCTCGAGGACCTCACGACGCGAGCGCCGTCGGTAAACCTGTGGAAGCCCGGGGCAGGAGCCTACGCTATGCTCGAGACGGGGGTTGAGGATACTATAGCTTTCTCTCTAGACCTCTACAAAACCCACGGTGTCCTTGTAAACCCTGGAGAATGCTTCGGACTACCTGGAACGCTGAGGATAGGCCTAGGCCATGAGAATAGGGAAGAGTTCAGGAGGGCCGTGGAGCTGACTGTAGAAATGCTGGGGAGCTACGCCGACTAG
- a CDS encoding ABC transporter permease, whose product MAGIIVSTFILTRREIVKWVNRRSVLVVSIITPIFWIALFGKSFNLYNLVQTSDPSLSPAVAEAVRTVMTKRLERVFGTPDYFTYVATGMLAVFSLFQSMFGAVGVVFDRRIGYLTRLLASPIPRFSIFASKVLGTLFRITVLSLVLLAIAYPLGLHLKPGITIVDFVMAWIVLMLMSLGLSSIFTGMAFNISHQEVLFALANLINLPLMFTSSALFPIDLMPNWLRTVAQVNPITHAADLVRYYLVGKPIDNPTVSTAYLTILTLLLLVAGYMLARNGVKEA is encoded by the coding sequence ATGGCTGGGATCATAGTATCAACCTTCATCCTCACCAGGAGGGAGATAGTTAAGTGGGTTAACAGGAGGTCAGTTCTCGTCGTCAGCATTATCACACCCATATTCTGGATAGCCCTCTTCGGCAAGAGCTTCAACCTCTACAACCTCGTCCAAACCAGCGACCCCAGCCTGAGCCCCGCCGTGGCGGAGGCTGTCAGGACTGTTATGACGAAGAGACTAGAGAGGGTTTTCGGGACGCCTGACTACTTCACATACGTCGCGACAGGCATGCTCGCCGTGTTCAGCCTCTTCCAGAGCATGTTCGGGGCTGTGGGGGTCGTCTTCGACAGGAGAATAGGATATCTAACCAGGCTCCTAGCCTCCCCCATACCCAGGTTCAGCATATTCGCCTCAAAGGTCCTGGGAACCCTGTTCAGGATAACGGTGCTGAGCCTCGTACTCCTCGCCATAGCCTACCCCCTGGGGCTCCACCTCAAGCCTGGGATAACGATCGTGGACTTCGTGATGGCGTGGATAGTACTCATGCTAATGAGCCTAGGCCTCTCATCAATATTCACGGGGATGGCCTTCAACATATCACACCAGGAGGTCCTCTTCGCCCTGGCAAACCTCATAAACCTACCACTCATGTTCACCTCCAGCGCCCTCTTCCCTATAGACCTCATGCCTAACTGGCTCAGAACAGTGGCCCAGGTTAACCCAATAACACACGCAGCCGACCTTGTGAGATACTATCTCGTGGGGAAGCCCATCGACAATCCAACGGTGTCAACAGCATACCTAACCATACTAACCCTACTCCTACTAGTCGCCGGCTACATGCTTGCGAGAAACGGTGTTAAGGAGGCCTGA
- a CDS encoding daunorubicin resistance protein DrrA family ABC transporter ATP-binding protein: protein MKNDYMVVAEGLVKDYGGFRAVDGVGFKINRGELFSLLGPNGAGKTTTIKMLSTLLKPTSGEAWIASYSIVREAGMVRRVIGLVPQDLTADDEMSGWDNVYIQARLYGLPPGEARERTREVLEYLDLMEAARRRVATYSGGMRRKLEIAMSLVHSPKVLFLDEPTLGLDVHSRRSLWRYIEDLKRGGVTILLTTHYMEEAEILSDRVAIIDRGRIVAEGTADELKARVKGETIYIELKDPAYIEPLTQTLRVKLGLEPSVVEGRVSLRVDRADTMLPELAKALNGFPVKSISISRATLEDVFIELTGRTLTGGEEPFDPFKYRRMIRGVR, encoded by the coding sequence TTGAAAAACGATTATATGGTGGTGGCCGAAGGCCTGGTGAAAGATTACGGCGGGTTCAGGGCTGTGGATGGAGTGGGCTTCAAGATAAACAGGGGAGAGCTGTTCTCCCTTCTAGGGCCTAACGGTGCGGGCAAGACCACCACTATAAAGATGCTGAGTACGCTCCTAAAGCCGACGAGCGGCGAGGCTTGGATAGCCAGCTATAGTATAGTTAGGGAGGCGGGGATGGTTAGGAGGGTCATAGGCCTAGTCCCCCAGGACCTCACAGCGGACGATGAGATGAGCGGGTGGGACAACGTGTATATACAGGCGAGGCTCTATGGGCTACCCCCTGGCGAGGCGAGGGAGAGGACTAGGGAGGTCCTCGAGTATCTAGACCTAATGGAGGCGGCTCGCAGGAGGGTGGCCACGTACAGCGGGGGTATGAGGAGGAAGCTGGAGATTGCGATGAGCCTTGTCCACAGCCCCAAGGTCCTCTTCCTGGACGAGCCCACCCTGGGCCTGGACGTGCACTCGAGGAGGAGCTTGTGGAGGTATATCGAGGACCTCAAGAGGGGAGGCGTGACCATACTACTTACAACCCACTACATGGAGGAGGCCGAGATCCTCTCGGACAGGGTCGCGATCATCGATAGGGGGAGAATCGTGGCCGAGGGCACTGCAGACGAGCTGAAGGCTAGGGTGAAGGGGGAGACTATCTATATCGAGCTGAAGGATCCGGCTTACATAGAGCCCCTCACCCAGACCCTGAGAGTGAAGCTCGGCCTCGAACCCAGCGTGGTGGAAGGCAGGGTTTCGCTTAGGGTGGACCGGGCCGACACGATGCTGCCGGAGCTCGCCAAGGCTCTAAACGGCTTTCCTGTGAAGTCTATCAGTATCTCAAGGGCGACGCTTGAAGACGTCTTCATAGAGCTTACGGGAAGAACCCTAACAGGGGGAGAAGAGCCCTTCGACCCGTTTAAATACAGGAGGATGATCAGGGGGGTGAGGTGA
- a CDS encoding flavin reductase, whose product MEYSLSNLLDFRLADKAPFLGDVSERILPGKIKEAGLNIVRGEVLGAPLIAEASAAVELELVDVVEAGDHDIFLGGG is encoded by the coding sequence GTGGAGTATTCGCTTTCCAACCTCCTAGACTTTAGGCTCGCTGATAAGGCTCCGTTCCTCGGCGACGTGTCCGAGAGGATACTCCCGGGTAAGATAAAGGAGGCGGGTTTGAACATTGTGAGGGGCGAGGTCCTTGGGGCTCCCTTGATAGCGGAGGCTTCAGCCGCTGTGGAGCTGGAGCTTGTGGACGTTGTTGAGGCTGGCGATCACGACATATTCCTGGGGGGAGGCTAA